In Leisingera methylohalidivorans DSM 14336, a single genomic region encodes these proteins:
- a CDS encoding HpcH/HpaI aldolase family protein: protein MPAPKNTFKQALAKGERQIGCWMSFADGQIAEIMGTCGFDWLVIDGEHAPNDIRSIRDQLMALAASPSHPVVRVPVGETWMIKQVLDAGAQTVLVPIVESADQARELVRACHYPPKGLRGVGATAARATMFGTVTEYIQTADQEVCLLVQVENRAGMDALDEILQVEGIDGVFIGPADLSTDMGHQGNSAHPDVRAVIADAINRIRAAGLAPGILGTTEEAVQAYADMGAQFLAVGIDVMVLARNARALAARWKAE, encoded by the coding sequence ATGCCCGCGCCCAAGAACACCTTCAAACAAGCCCTCGCCAAGGGCGAGCGCCAGATCGGCTGCTGGATGAGCTTCGCTGACGGTCAGATTGCCGAGATCATGGGCACCTGCGGATTTGACTGGCTGGTGATCGACGGCGAGCATGCGCCGAACGACATCCGCTCGATCCGCGACCAGCTGATGGCCCTGGCGGCCTCCCCCAGCCATCCGGTGGTGCGGGTGCCGGTTGGCGAAACCTGGATGATCAAGCAGGTGCTGGATGCCGGCGCCCAGACGGTCCTGGTGCCGATTGTGGAAAGCGCAGATCAGGCCCGTGAACTGGTCCGCGCCTGCCACTACCCGCCGAAGGGCTTGCGCGGGGTTGGCGCCACGGCGGCCCGCGCCACCATGTTCGGCACGGTGACGGAGTACATCCAGACCGCCGATCAGGAGGTGTGTCTGCTGGTGCAGGTGGAAAACCGTGCCGGGATGGACGCTCTGGATGAAATCCTGCAGGTCGAGGGCATCGACGGCGTCTTCATCGGCCCCGCGGATCTGTCGACAGATATGGGCCATCAGGGCAACTCCGCGCATCCGGACGTGCGCGCAGTGATTGCCGATGCGATCAATCGGATCAGGGCTGCAGGCCTCGCGCCCGGCATCCTCGGAACCACAGAGGAAGCCGTTCAGGCATACGCGGACATGGGGGCGCAATTTCTGGCCGTCGGCATCGACGTGATGGTGCTTGCCCGCAATGCCCGCGCGCTGGCGGCACGCTGGAAGGCGGAGTAA
- the hpaH gene encoding 2-oxo-hept-4-ene-1,7-dioate hydratase, which yields MTPEQHQEAAERLCQAETTGQQCGLLSLAYPGMTLEDAYAVQQALIRQKLTSGRRKIGWKIGLTSRAMQQALNITTPDSGVLLDDMLFENGATVPAGRFIQPRVEAEIAFVMKSPLAGADCSRADVLAATDHVAPSLEILDTRILRADPETGQARIITDTISDNAANAGIVLGKERHAADAHDLRWVGAITSRNGTVEETGLGAGVLNDPVTSVLWLARRMAEYGQQIEAGDIVLSGSFIRPIECPPGTEIAADFGPFGSVSITFA from the coding sequence ATGACCCCTGAACAGCATCAGGAAGCCGCCGAAAGGCTCTGCCAGGCTGAGACAACCGGCCAGCAATGCGGCCTGCTCTCGCTGGCCTATCCCGGCATGACGCTGGAGGACGCTTATGCGGTGCAACAGGCTCTGATACGGCAAAAACTGACCTCCGGGCGGCGCAAGATCGGCTGGAAGATCGGCCTCACCAGCCGCGCCATGCAGCAGGCGCTGAACATCACCACGCCCGACAGCGGCGTGCTGCTGGACGATATGCTCTTTGAAAACGGCGCCACCGTCCCCGCTGGCCGCTTCATCCAGCCGCGGGTGGAGGCCGAGATTGCCTTTGTCATGAAATCCCCCCTCGCAGGCGCCGACTGCAGCCGCGCGGACGTCTTGGCCGCCACGGACCATGTTGCGCCATCGCTGGAAATCCTCGACACCCGCATCCTGCGCGCGGATCCGGAGACCGGTCAGGCCCGCATCATCACCGACACCATCAGCGACAATGCCGCAAATGCCGGTATCGTGCTGGGCAAAGAACGCCACGCGGCCGACGCCCACGACCTGCGCTGGGTGGGCGCCATCACCTCCCGCAATGGCACGGTCGAGGAAACCGGCCTCGGCGCGGGCGTGCTGAATGATCCCGTCACCTCAGTGCTCTGGCTGGCGCGGCGGATGGCTGAATATGGACAACAGATCGAGGCCGGGGATATCGTGCTCTCAGGTTCTTTCATCCGCCCAATCGAATGCCCGCCGGGCACAGAAATCGCCGCCGATTTCGGCCCCTTCGGCTCAGTATCCATCACCTTCGCCTGA
- a CDS encoding fumarylacetoacetate hydrolase family protein translates to MTRFATYTADGQTFYGAVTDAGMIALSPQFPGWPSLREVIAADGLPALAEAAEGKPVTHRDFTYEIPVPNPEKILCVGVNFPDRNAEYKDGSAQPKHMSLFPRFARSFTGAERPLIRPPENHTLDYEGEVAVVIGKPGRRIKPEDAYAHIAALTLCNEGTIRDWVRHAKFNVTQGKNWDNSGSIGPWLVPFTDAAQLDNARIITRVNGEIRQDDTLARMMFPIREEIAYISTFTTLQPGDIIITGTPTGAGARFDPPKYLVPGDVVEVDVAGIGTLRNTVADEFGEDEA, encoded by the coding sequence ATGACCCGCTTTGCCACCTACACCGCCGATGGGCAGACCTTCTATGGCGCAGTGACGGATGCCGGCATGATCGCCCTGTCGCCGCAGTTCCCCGGCTGGCCCTCCTTACGCGAGGTGATCGCGGCAGACGGCCTGCCCGCGCTGGCAGAAGCCGCCGAGGGCAAACCCGTGACCCACAGGGATTTCACTTATGAAATCCCTGTGCCGAACCCGGAGAAAATCCTCTGCGTCGGGGTCAACTTCCCGGACCGCAACGCAGAGTACAAGGACGGCTCGGCCCAGCCCAAGCACATGTCCTTGTTTCCGCGGTTTGCGCGCTCCTTCACCGGGGCAGAGCGCCCGCTGATCCGCCCGCCGGAAAACCACACGCTGGATTACGAGGGCGAGGTCGCGGTGGTGATTGGCAAACCGGGCCGCCGCATCAAGCCGGAAGACGCCTATGCCCACATCGCGGCGCTGACGTTGTGTAACGAAGGCACCATCCGCGACTGGGTGCGCCATGCCAAGTTCAACGTCACGCAAGGCAAGAACTGGGACAATTCCGGTTCAATCGGCCCCTGGCTGGTCCCCTTCACCGATGCCGCGCAGCTGGACAATGCCCGCATCATCACCCGCGTGAACGGAGAAATCCGCCAGGACGACACCCTTGCCCGCATGATGTTCCCGATCCGCGAGGAGATCGCCTATATCTCCACCTTCACCACGCTGCAGCCCGGCGACATCATCATCACCGGCACCCCCACCGGCGCAGGCGCGCGCTTTGATCCGCCGAAATACCTGGTGCCCGGCGATGTGGTGGAGGTTGACGTAGCGGGCATCGGAACCCTGCGCAACACCGTCGCGGATGAATTTGGCGAGGATGAGGCATGA
- the hpaD gene encoding 3,4-dihydroxyphenylacetate 2,3-dioxygenase: MPVPAANLYPPFNIVRLSHVEYAVTDLAASRAFYVDTLGLQVTHEDDSRIYLRAMEERGHHCIVLVKAETASVGVLGFKLYDEPDLDKAAEFFTSRDLPVEWIDRPHMGKTLRTRDPWGIPLEFYVRMDRLEPIHQKYRLYNGVKPLRIDHFNMFSADVDAAVAFYNEMGFRVTEYTEDDDSGRVWAAWMHRKGGVHDVAFTNGLGPRLHHTAFWVPNPLNIIDLLDLMSTTGYVGNIERGPGRHGISNAFFLYVRDPDGHRIEIYCSDYQTVDPDLEPIKWSLTDPQRQTLWGAPAPRSWFEEGSVFEGATPKPSTLDSQPIIAP, encoded by the coding sequence ATGCCCGTCCCCGCCGCAAACCTCTATCCGCCCTTCAACATCGTCCGGCTGTCCCACGTCGAATACGCCGTCACCGACCTTGCCGCCTCGCGCGCCTTCTACGTGGACACGCTTGGCCTTCAGGTCACGCACGAGGACGACAGCCGCATCTATCTGCGCGCGATGGAGGAACGCGGCCACCATTGCATCGTGCTGGTCAAGGCGGAGACCGCCTCGGTCGGGGTTCTGGGCTTCAAGCTTTACGATGAGCCGGACCTGGACAAGGCCGCGGAATTCTTCACCTCCCGGGATCTGCCGGTGGAATGGATCGACCGCCCCCACATGGGCAAGACCTTACGCACCCGCGACCCCTGGGGCATCCCGCTTGAGTTCTATGTCAGGATGGACCGGCTGGAGCCGATTCACCAGAAATACAGGCTCTATAACGGGGTAAAACCGCTGCGCATCGACCATTTCAACATGTTCAGTGCGGATGTGGACGCGGCGGTCGCCTTCTATAACGAGATGGGTTTCCGCGTCACCGAATACACCGAGGATGACGACAGCGGCCGTGTCTGGGCCGCCTGGATGCACCGCAAGGGCGGCGTGCATGACGTCGCTTTTACCAATGGTCTTGGCCCCCGCCTGCACCACACCGCCTTCTGGGTGCCGAACCCGCTCAATATCATCGACTTGCTGGACCTGATGTCGACCACCGGTTACGTCGGCAACATCGAGCGCGGCCCCGGCCGGCACGGCATTTCCAACGCCTTCTTCCTCTATGTGCGCGATCCCGACGGCCACCGGATCGAGATCTACTGCTCCGACTACCAGACCGTTGATCCGGATCTGGAGCCGATCAAATGGTCGCTCACCGATCCGCAGCGCCAGACCCTCTGGGGCGCCCCTGCCCCGCGCAGCTGGTTCGAGGAAGGCTCGGTGTTCGAAGGCGCCACCCCGAAACCCAGCACCTTGGACTCGCAGCCGATTATTGCCCCCTGA
- a CDS encoding pyridoxal phosphate-dependent decarboxylase family protein, whose amino-acid sequence MKWDDFSAWGRKVADWAQDYHLTVGDRPVRAQSRPGDMLNALPRTPPEQGEGMEAIFADFETKVLPGITHWQHPRFFAYFNSNAAAPSVLAEFLASAIAPQCMLWQTSPAATEMETRMMDWLRQALDLPEQFQGVIQDSASSATLAAVLTMREKALSWQGNQQGLFGQKALRIYCSSEVHTSIDRAIWVAGIGQQNLIRVPIKGDWRGMDPDALEAAIQADIAAGHQPAGVILCVGGTGTGATDPVDQVLDVAEKHGLYTHVDAAWAGSAMICPEYRHYWPGVERADSIVFNPHKWLGVQFDCSAHFLKNPDDLVQTLAISPEYLKTHGHDGIINYSEWSVPLGRRFRALKIWFLIRTYGLDGLRQRLRNHVNWSNQLHEKLKSEPDFQIVTPPMWSLWTFRYLPQGATDPDALNLALVNAINDDGRIYLTQTRVDGDLVIRFQAGQFETTEADVMMAFDVITEIARNLK is encoded by the coding sequence ATGAAATGGGATGACTTCTCCGCATGGGGCCGCAAGGTCGCGGACTGGGCGCAGGACTATCACCTGACGGTGGGCGACCGCCCCGTGCGTGCCCAGTCCCGCCCCGGCGACATGCTGAACGCCCTGCCCCGAACCCCGCCCGAGCAGGGCGAGGGGATGGAAGCGATCTTTGCCGATTTCGAGACCAAGGTGCTGCCCGGCATCACCCATTGGCAGCACCCGCGTTTCTTTGCCTATTTCAACTCCAACGCCGCCGCGCCCTCGGTGCTGGCCGAATTCCTCGCCTCTGCCATCGCGCCGCAATGCATGCTGTGGCAAACCTCGCCGGCCGCGACCGAGATGGAAACAAGGATGATGGACTGGCTGCGACAGGCGCTGGACCTGCCAGAGCAGTTTCAGGGCGTCATTCAGGACAGCGCCTCCTCCGCCACCCTGGCCGCGGTGCTGACCATGCGGGAGAAGGCCCTGAGCTGGCAGGGCAACCAACAGGGGCTGTTCGGGCAGAAGGCGCTGCGCATCTACTGCTCCTCCGAGGTCCACACCTCCATCGACCGCGCCATCTGGGTGGCAGGCATCGGCCAGCAGAACCTGATCCGGGTCCCGATCAAGGGCGACTGGCGCGGCATGGACCCGGATGCGCTGGAGGCCGCCATTCAGGCCGACATCGCCGCGGGCCACCAGCCCGCCGGCGTGATCCTGTGTGTGGGCGGCACCGGCACCGGCGCAACCGACCCGGTGGACCAGGTGCTGGATGTGGCCGAAAAACACGGCCTCTACACCCATGTGGATGCCGCTTGGGCCGGCTCCGCCATGATCTGCCCGGAATACCGCCACTACTGGCCGGGGGTGGAGCGCGCTGACAGCATCGTCTTCAACCCGCATAAATGGCTGGGCGTGCAGTTCGACTGCTCCGCCCATTTCCTGAAGAACCCGGACGATCTGGTGCAGACCCTCGCCATCAGCCCGGAATACCTCAAGACCCACGGCCATGACGGCATCATCAATTACTCCGAATGGTCGGTGCCTCTGGGCCGCCGCTTCCGCGCGCTGAAAATCTGGTTCCTGATCCGCACCTACGGCCTCGACGGGTTGCGCCAGCGGCTGCGCAACCATGTGAACTGGTCGAACCAACTGCACGAAAAGCTCAAGTCAGAGCCTGATTTCCAGATCGTGACGCCGCCGATGTGGTCGCTCTGGACCTTCCGCTATCTGCCCCAAGGTGCCACGGATCCAGACGCTTTGAACCTCGCCTTGGTCAATGCCATCAACGACGACGGCCGCATCTACCTGACCCAGACCCGCGTCGACGGCGATCTGGTGATCCGCTTCCAGGCCGGCCAGTTCGAGACCACCGAAGCCGACGTGATGATGGCCTTCGACGTCATCACCGAAATCGCAAGGAACCTGAAATGA